TTGGAAATATCATGACTCAAGAAATTATTGGTTCAGAACCATCTATTTCTGAAATAAAGATTAGATTTGAAAAAGAATTTCAAGCATTAATTAAAAATCTAGAATCAATTTCAAAACAAAACTTGGAAAATATTTTAGAACAACAAAAAATTTCTCAAAAACATGTGAATACCAGACCTGGAGCTATGGCTTTGAATCAAAGTAAAATTGAGATGTTTAATGATTACAATAACAAATATCTAAAAAAAATTAATGAAAAATTTACTACTTTTTAGAATCGTCTGATGGTTTTACAAATCCACCATCTAATTTTTCATGATATTCATCTACTTCTTCAGTAATAATTTCATTATCTGGTGAATCGTCTGATGGTTTTACAAATCCACCTTGAATTGAATCTGGTGGTGGAATTTTTTTTGATTTTCCTAACCCTATTGTTGTAATAATTACAGAGGATAAAATTATGAAAAATATCATTTGTGGGTATGCTTCTGCATTTGGTAATCCCATAGTTATTGGATAAGTTGCAAGTACTGCAGCAGCTAAACCCCTTGGAATCATCGAATTTGTTACTGATTTATCTAATCTAGAAAATCTTTTTGTTAAAACAGCTTTTACAACACCTGCTCTGCCAACAAATACTGCAATTGTTATCACAATTCCAAATATCATATATTCAATTTGTCCAAATGTTGCCATTAACCCGACAAATACAAAGAAAAATGATCTTACCAAAAATGTCAGTTGATTGTGGGTTGGATCATCCATCTCAATTCTAGGAACCTTGAATCTAAGAATTCTGGAAAGATGTCTTTTGTTACCAATCATTAAACCAAATACTAAGGCTGTTAGTGCTCCTGATTCTCCAAATGAATTTGCCAAGAAAAATAATACAAATAATATAGATAATGTCAACATATACGCGTGTTGTGCATTTCCAAATTTTGTTGAAATATACATCCAAGGTATTCCCACACCAAATCCTAAAACTAAACCAACTACTACTGCTCTACCAATTGTTTCTTGTAATGTTTGTAAATCAAAATGACCTGCTAGTACTGCTTCAAATAGAATGAATGCAATAATTGTAGCAAGAATATCAGTAACTGCTGACTCAAAACTTAAAATTGATTTAGTTTTTTCTGAAATTCTGATATTTCTTACTAAACCAAAAACAATTGCTGAACTACTACCTCCAACAATTGAAGCTAACAAAATACTCTCTAACCATGTCCACTCTAATACATAATGAGCACCAACTGAAATTATTATTACTGATAAAATAAAACCAACAAGTGCTAGTGTTAGTGAATAATGAGCAGTTTTTACTACATGTTTGATATCTAAATTTAATCCACCATCAAACATGATAATTATCAATGCAAGTGCTGCAAAATATGGGACGACTTGAATAACGGCTTCAGCTTGAATAATTCCAAACACTGGCCCTATAATTACACCTAGAATCATTAAAAATGCTACATCTGGAATACCTGTTTTTTTAAAAAATGCTTCACCTGCAACTCCAAGAAATATTACAACACCTGCTGCAAGTAATATTATTGGTGCAGCAGCAATTGGCTCATCCTGTATTGATAATGAAGAAATTGACGTTTGTATTTCTGTCAGTTTATTCAAAATAACTGATGAATTAATTTCTGAAAATGAAAAACCTTCAATTTGTGATGTTATCAAATTTAATATTGTTAAAGTAATTGTATCCATTACTAATTGATTGAAATTATATATGGTTAAAAAGTAAACTGAATTTTTCATGAGTGTTTTGATAGTTTGTAAAACATTAAATCCAATACAAGAATAATTTTTGTTATTGAGTGCGACTGATTCATTACGTGAAGATCATAAACAAATTAGGCGTTTAGATAAAATAATCATAAAATGTTATACAGAACTTTATGCAGGCAAAAATATTCCAATTTCAGATTTAGAAAAAATTACAATTATTATTGAGGAATTCTTTGATTCAATTCATTATTCTCGAGAAGAGGATTCATATTTTCCATGCGTTGCAAGTTATGATCATTTAAAACAAGAAATTCGAGCATTGTTAATTGAACATGAGTTTTCAAGAAGAATTGCAATTCAAATAAAAAAGCATGTAAAACGATGGAAAAATGGTGAAGATGCACGAG
This window of the Candidatus Nitrosomarinus catalina genome carries:
- a CDS encoding cation:proton antiporter is translated as MDTITLTILNLITSQIEGFSFSEINSSVILNKLTEIQTSISSLSIQDEPIAAAPIILLAAGVVIFLGVAGEAFFKKTGIPDVAFLMILGVIIGPVFGIIQAEAVIQVVPYFAALALIIIMFDGGLNLDIKHVVKTAHYSLTLALVGFILSVIIISVGAHYVLEWTWLESILLASIVGGSSSAIVFGLVRNIRISEKTKSILSFESAVTDILATIIAFILFEAVLAGHFDLQTLQETIGRAVVVGLVLGFGVGIPWMYISTKFGNAQHAYMLTLSILFVLFFLANSFGESGALTALVFGLMIGNKRHLSRILRFKVPRIEMDDPTHNQLTFLVRSFFFVFVGLMATFGQIEYMIFGIVITIAVFVGRAGVVKAVLTKRFSRLDKSVTNSMIPRGLAAAVLATYPITMGLPNAEAYPQMIFFIILSSVIITTIGLGKSKKIPPPDSIQGGFVKPSDDSPDNEIITEEVDEYHEKLDGGFVKPSDDSKK
- a CDS encoding hemerythrin domain-containing protein, translated to MSATDSLREDHKQIRRLDKIIIKCYTELYAGKNIPISDLEKITIIIEEFFDSIHYSREEDSYFPCVASYDHLKQEIRALLIEHEFSRRIAIQIKKHVKRWKNGEDAREPVARFLKTYSTYLMDHMKKEENFFDKAEAEIISKEEEFEMYEQFKSVMTVSKKMEDMIKEIDYLEKQNWVQN